From Pseudoalteromonas viridis, one genomic window encodes:
- the soxR gene encoding redox-sensitive transcriptional activator SoxR, with translation MTPTNTTERDEPRLSVGQVAKRADVAVSALHFYENKGLIRSWRNSGNQRRYKKDVLRRIAIIKAGQKMGITLAEIKQTLMSLPHSNTPSTEDWARMSSLWRAQLDEKIAYMQRVRTMVDGCIGCGCLSMSRCPMYNPDDVVAQAGNGAVLIDNPEQAKAAKSCYDNDNNKKGTSE, from the coding sequence ATGACCCCAACTAACACAACGGAACGAGACGAGCCCAGGCTCAGCGTCGGACAAGTTGCAAAACGTGCAGACGTTGCAGTCTCCGCACTACATTTTTACGAAAATAAAGGGCTGATCCGCAGTTGGCGTAACAGCGGCAATCAAAGACGTTACAAAAAAGATGTCTTGCGCCGTATTGCCATCATCAAAGCTGGCCAGAAAATGGGAATAACCTTGGCAGAAATAAAACAAACTTTAATGTCGCTGCCACACAGTAACACCCCAAGCACGGAAGACTGGGCCCGCATGTCCAGTTTGTGGCGCGCGCAACTGGATGAAAAAATAGCGTATATGCAGCGAGTTCGCACTATGGTGGACGGCTGTATTGGCTGCGGCTGTTTATCAATGAGCCGCTGCCCTATGTACAACCCGGATGATGTAGTCGCACAAGCAGGTAATGGCGCGGTACTGATAGATAACCCCGAGCAGGCAAAGGCTGCCAAATCTTGTTATGATAACGACAATAATAAAAAAGGAACAAGTGAATGA
- a CDS encoding GyrI-like domain-containing protein, whose protein sequence is MEVKTFAPRQVVGISTRTNNHHEQTEGEGQIIQLWQTFNQHYAPLLNEGATLYGIYSHYESDHHGDFKASVASDATELIAHADKDPALQPQQLSAGRYLSFAAQGEMPQTVIRLWELVWRYFEQSDCPYQRAYLQDIEIYHHSDEVEIAISIL, encoded by the coding sequence ATGGAAGTAAAAACGTTCGCTCCACGCCAGGTTGTGGGGATCTCTACCCGCACCAACAATCACCATGAACAGACCGAAGGAGAAGGTCAGATAATCCAGTTATGGCAAACATTTAATCAGCATTATGCCCCTTTACTAAATGAAGGGGCCACATTGTACGGGATCTACTCGCACTATGAGTCGGACCACCATGGCGACTTTAAGGCCAGCGTTGCCAGTGATGCAACGGAGCTGATAGCACATGCTGACAAAGACCCGGCACTGCAACCCCAGCAATTGAGCGCAGGACGTTATCTGAGCTTTGCCGCTCAGGGTGAAATGCCACAAACCGTGATCCGCCTGTGGGAGCTTGTATGGCGCTACTTTGAGCAGTCAGACTGCCCATATCAACGCGCCTATCTACAGGATATAGAAATTTATCATCATAGTGACGAAGTCGAGATCGCCATCTCAATTCTTTAG
- a CDS encoding DUF885 domain-containing protein, producing the protein MKKTALSLSLAAVFTLAGCAQTTTQSEPQLATSVTSQQPSDVAFAAFSEQFIEQYWQQYPELSVYFGYGKFDDVITIPDAAHRSAEQAFLDAQLAKLQSFDLTQLSDHLKIDYHLIENTLKRAKWELETFKSWQWNPSNYNVSYGFASILNSRFKSEDDKLRQVFKRLMFVPDYYHAAQANIDQPTLEYTQLGIQQNKGAFSVLTDDLLTRVDALSTFSAAEKAAFKQRFANAKTAIHGYIDFLTALEQELQKSGNARSFRIGEALYEEKFAFDIQSGYTAKQMYQKALADKARVTAEMITLTDQLWPKYFPDTARPDDDTQAIATLIKHLSQRHVEKSQFVNEIKRQIPELERFVMEKDLLTLDPEKPLVVRQTPDYMQGFALASISAPGPYEKKENTYYNVEPLDGLTDAQANSMLREYNHWILQILNIHEAVPGHYTQLVYSNTSPSLVKSIFGNGAMIEGWAVYTERMMLEEGYGNFEPEMWLMYYKWNLRVICNTILDYGIQVKGISKEQGLDLLMNGAFQEQAEAEGKWRRATLSQVQLTSYYSGFREIYDLREEQKKQLGKDFDLKTFHEEFLSYGSAPVKYIRQLMN; encoded by the coding sequence ATGAAAAAAACAGCACTCAGCCTCTCCCTGGCTGCAGTATTTACGCTGGCAGGTTGTGCTCAGACCACGACCCAATCAGAGCCGCAGCTGGCAACTTCAGTGACCAGCCAACAGCCCAGTGACGTGGCCTTTGCTGCATTCTCTGAGCAGTTTATCGAACAATATTGGCAGCAGTACCCCGAGCTGTCGGTTTACTTTGGCTACGGCAAATTTGATGATGTCATCACCATCCCGGACGCCGCTCATCGCTCTGCCGAACAAGCCTTTCTTGATGCGCAGTTAGCGAAGCTACAGTCATTTGATTTAACTCAGCTCAGTGACCACCTGAAAATTGATTACCACCTGATTGAAAATACACTCAAGCGCGCCAAATGGGAGCTGGAAACGTTCAAAAGCTGGCAGTGGAATCCAAGTAACTACAATGTGTCGTACGGCTTTGCCAGCATTCTGAACAGCCGCTTTAAGTCTGAGGATGACAAACTCCGCCAGGTGTTTAAGCGACTCATGTTTGTACCCGACTACTACCACGCTGCACAAGCCAACATTGACCAGCCAACGCTGGAATATACCCAGCTCGGGATCCAGCAAAATAAAGGCGCATTTAGCGTTTTGACGGACGATTTGTTGACACGTGTTGATGCGCTCAGCACGTTTAGTGCCGCGGAAAAGGCCGCGTTCAAGCAACGCTTTGCCAACGCAAAAACCGCAATCCATGGTTATATTGATTTTCTGACCGCGCTTGAACAGGAATTGCAAAAATCCGGTAATGCACGGAGTTTTAGGATTGGAGAGGCGCTTTACGAAGAAAAGTTTGCGTTTGATATTCAGTCTGGATATACCGCCAAACAAATGTATCAAAAAGCACTCGCCGACAAAGCCCGTGTCACCGCTGAAATGATCACGCTGACCGACCAGCTTTGGCCTAAGTATTTCCCCGATACTGCACGCCCTGACGATGATACACAAGCCATTGCAACACTTATCAAGCACCTGTCTCAGCGCCATGTTGAAAAATCTCAGTTTGTAAACGAGATTAAACGCCAAATCCCTGAGCTGGAACGCTTTGTGATGGAAAAAGACTTGCTGACACTCGATCCGGAAAAACCGCTGGTTGTTCGCCAAACACCTGATTACATGCAAGGCTTTGCACTGGCGTCTATCTCCGCGCCAGGCCCTTATGAGAAAAAAGAAAATACCTATTACAATGTTGAACCGCTGGATGGCCTGACGGATGCACAGGCAAATTCTATGCTGCGTGAATACAATCACTGGATCTTACAGATCCTCAATATCCACGAGGCCGTACCGGGCCACTATACGCAACTGGTGTACTCAAACACCTCGCCTTCTTTGGTAAAAAGCATCTTTGGTAACGGGGCCATGATTGAAGGCTGGGCGGTCTACACTGAGCGCATGATGCTGGAAGAAGGATATGGTAATTTCGAACCCGAAATGTGGTTGATGTACTACAAGTGGAACCTGCGCGTCATTTGTAACACTATTCTGGACTATGGCATTCAGGTTAAGGGAATAAGCAAGGAACAAGGTCTGGACTTACTCATGAACGGCGCATTCCAGGAGCAGGCTGAAGCAGAAGGAAAGTGGCGTCGGGCCACACTCAGCCAGGTGCAGCTGACCAGCTACTACAGTGGATTCCGCGAAATTTACGATCTGCGCGAAGAGCAGAAGAAACAGCTGGGTAAAGACTTTGATCTCAAAACCTTCCATGAAGAATTCCTGAGCTACGGCAGCGCCCCCGTTAAATACATTCGTCAGCTGATGAACTAA
- a CDS encoding flavodoxin family protein — MKSIILYSSSNKLGNTAQSVRKLAQQLKADSLYLDDYDIKDYCYNHSNSNDDFRALFRAVLNYDHIVFASPVYWYAMTPKMKAFFDRITDFMDDETLQPELRKLRDKQFSILSNSIQEAAPKCFIEVIQKTCEYLGMTCRERIHHQYPYEDNK; from the coding sequence ATGAAATCAATCATTCTTTACTCAAGCTCAAACAAGCTGGGTAATACCGCGCAATCCGTGCGAAAGCTGGCGCAGCAGCTAAAGGCCGATAGCCTATATCTCGATGACTATGATATTAAAGACTATTGTTATAATCACAGTAATTCGAATGATGATTTTCGTGCATTGTTTCGCGCAGTGCTGAACTATGACCACATCGTTTTTGCCTCGCCGGTGTACTGGTATGCGATGACCCCAAAAATGAAAGCGTTTTTTGATCGTATTACCGATTTTATGGATGATGAAACACTCCAACCTGAGCTGAGAAAGCTGCGAGACAAGCAATTTTCGATATTATCTAATTCCATTCAGGAGGCCGCGCCCAAGTGCTTTATTGAGGTGATACAGAAAACCTGCGAGTACCTGGGTATGACCTGCCGTGAGCGTATTCACCATCAGTACCCTTATGAGGATAATAAATAA